The Streptomyces sp. Alt3 genome has a segment encoding these proteins:
- a CDS encoding methionyl-tRNA formyltransferase, giving the protein MRIILISYSAQGFALLHRVCERAGHTPVAYLHARSLRPGEPTRSGAGDVVGEIVDALPNGMDLLIPGRKSMLPHILAGYQADLIVCYGLPWKLPPAALRSTNLGAVNVHTSMLPKYRGPIPVNWAIRNGDKEIGVSIHWMESEFDSGGILAQEAGIALGDDVAPRLLWEEVDRYIERLLPRALSLAEAGSPGTPQEERSATYAGWMEPAFSQIDWNTTREEIHNQVRAIRFGSSGRSGPVATVADRRLRVLRTSLQPADGVKVTCGDGSVWITESVPVADSES; this is encoded by the coding sequence ATGCGCATTATCCTGATTTCATACTCTGCACAGGGCTTCGCCCTCCTGCACCGCGTGTGCGAGCGGGCCGGACACACGCCCGTCGCTTACCTGCATGCGAGATCACTGCGGCCGGGCGAGCCGACGCGAAGCGGTGCGGGCGATGTCGTGGGCGAGATCGTCGACGCCCTGCCGAACGGGATGGATCTGCTGATTCCGGGCCGGAAGAGCATGCTGCCGCACATCCTCGCGGGATATCAGGCCGATCTCATCGTCTGCTACGGCCTTCCCTGGAAGCTGCCGCCGGCGGCACTCCGGTCGACGAACTTGGGTGCCGTCAACGTGCATACGTCGATGCTGCCGAAGTACCGAGGCCCCATTCCGGTCAACTGGGCGATCAGGAACGGCGACAAGGAAATCGGCGTCAGCATCCACTGGATGGAGAGCGAATTCGACTCCGGCGGGATCCTGGCGCAGGAGGCGGGTATCGCGTTGGGTGACGATGTCGCCCCCCGGTTGTTGTGGGAAGAGGTCGACCGGTACATCGAGCGGCTTCTACCCCGCGCGCTCTCGCTGGCCGAAGCCGGTTCGCCCGGTACACCGCAGGAGGAGAGATCGGCCACCTACGCGGGGTGGATGGAACCCGCGTTCTCGCAGATCGACTGGAACACCACCAGGGAAGAGATCCACAACCAGGTGCGCGCCATCAGATTCGGCAGCTCGGGAAGATCCGGCCCGGTTGCCACGGTGGCTGACCGTCGTCTGCGGGTTCTGCGGACATCGTTGCAGCCGGCGGACGGAGTCAAGGTGACGTGTGGAGATGGATCCGTGTGGATCACGGAGTCCGTACCGGTGGCGGACTCCGAATCCTGA
- a CDS encoding tetratricopeptide repeat protein has product MTGRNDGRATDQGRVYQASGDQHITEHHHHGAAWAGPDSVRHPPIGRAPAILRDRGELVGRLREAVTENAGSTVFVLHGLGGCGKTAVACALFEHATRERGRLGLWVNASDQASLRAGMLAVAADRGAGDGELMAARNGLRAAADLVWDHLDRSDTPWLLVLDNADDPAVLRDGGWLRTSPRGTVLVTTRQAASHWWPAAELLYVDVLPREEAAQVLRDLAPGTGSAEDAAAIADSLGRLPLALTLAGGFLAHQVIDPWTMEEYGRRLQERPDPIELIDQGALDAGNDSRHLVSGTWQLSLNSLAGQNLPEAVTLLRLLACWSNNPLPLSLLANIRLDLTLPADRVELALRGLLDHSLTELVPGDIRCLRTHGVLLDSVARVTPADERDQLAAAAAGLLLHSLPASPERGLRDSLLTPLTPHVLALLRRVMTWPEITIDTAESAATCALRLATAQHRSGDYASALATAEQATVLVQRRLGNDHVLALRLRQRIGKATDRLGRLDAAADLHRGLLDDFERVCGPEALDTLTTCLHLSRPLVWLDRVTEAVQLMHRAVAGRAALLGPWHPLTLEARACLLELPPGPDLDREALAGTDLVADCRRELGPDHPITLSADLNCAGALLNTGKHAEALLSARRALAAHERWFGARYPITLAARSLLSNVLHAVGEDREAIEQAEIVRKWRERVLGPEHPWTRGIRDKLGRYRRSLAEATSPDPS; this is encoded by the coding sequence GTGACCGGCCGCAACGACGGCCGTGCCACTGATCAGGGGCGCGTCTACCAGGCTTCCGGTGACCAGCACATCACCGAGCACCACCATCACGGCGCCGCCTGGGCCGGCCCGGACTCGGTGCGGCATCCGCCCATCGGCCGGGCACCGGCGATCCTGAGGGACCGCGGCGAACTCGTCGGACGCCTGAGGGAGGCAGTGACCGAGAACGCCGGAAGCACCGTGTTCGTCCTGCACGGCCTGGGAGGATGCGGGAAGACGGCCGTGGCGTGCGCACTCTTCGAACACGCCACCCGGGAACGCGGACGCCTGGGCCTGTGGGTCAACGCCTCCGATCAGGCATCGCTGCGGGCCGGGATGCTCGCGGTGGCCGCCGACCGCGGCGCCGGCGACGGCGAGCTGATGGCCGCGCGCAACGGCTTACGCGCAGCCGCAGACTTGGTCTGGGACCACCTCGACCGGTCCGACACACCCTGGCTGCTGGTGCTGGACAACGCCGATGACCCAGCGGTGCTACGGGACGGCGGATGGCTGCGTACCAGCCCGCGCGGAACCGTCCTCGTGACCACACGGCAGGCCGCCAGCCACTGGTGGCCCGCAGCCGAACTGCTGTACGTGGATGTCCTGCCGCGTGAGGAGGCGGCCCAGGTCCTGCGCGACCTCGCCCCCGGAACGGGTTCCGCCGAGGACGCGGCCGCCATCGCCGACAGCCTCGGCCGCCTGCCGCTCGCCCTGACTCTGGCCGGCGGGTTTCTGGCCCACCAGGTGATCGACCCCTGGACGATGGAGGAGTACGGGCGCCGTCTGCAGGAGCGTCCGGATCCCATCGAACTGATCGACCAGGGAGCCCTCGACGCGGGCAACGACTCGCGACACCTGGTCAGCGGAACGTGGCAGCTCTCGCTGAACTCCCTGGCCGGGCAGAACCTGCCCGAGGCCGTTACCCTGCTGCGCCTTCTGGCCTGCTGGTCGAACAACCCGCTGCCCCTGTCGCTGCTGGCCAACATCCGGCTCGACCTGACCCTGCCCGCAGACCGGGTGGAACTGGCGCTTCGGGGGCTGCTTGACCACTCGCTCACCGAACTCGTTCCTGGCGACATCCGCTGCCTACGTACGCACGGAGTGCTGCTCGACAGCGTCGCACGCGTCACCCCGGCCGATGAACGCGACCAACTCGCCGCCGCAGCGGCCGGACTTCTCCTGCACTCCCTACCCGCATCCCCGGAACGCGGCCTGCGCGACAGCCTGCTCACCCCCCTCACCCCCCATGTCCTGGCATTGCTTCGCCGCGTCATGACCTGGCCCGAGATCACGATCGACACCGCCGAGTCAGCTGCCACCTGCGCCCTGCGTCTGGCGACGGCCCAGCATCGTTCCGGCGATTACGCATCTGCGCTGGCCACGGCCGAACAGGCGACAGTCCTCGTGCAACGACGACTGGGAAACGATCACGTCCTGGCGCTGCGCCTGCGGCAGCGGATCGGGAAGGCGACCGATCGTCTGGGGCGCCTCGACGCGGCTGCGGATCTCCACCGCGGGCTGCTCGACGACTTCGAACGGGTCTGCGGTCCCGAGGCGCTGGACACCCTGACCACCTGCCTCCATCTGTCCCGCCCGTTGGTCTGGCTCGATCGAGTGACGGAAGCCGTGCAGTTGATGCACCGGGCGGTTGCCGGGCGAGCCGCACTGCTGGGCCCATGGCACCCGCTGACGCTGGAGGCGAGGGCATGTCTGCTCGAACTGCCTCCCGGTCCGGACCTGGACCGGGAGGCGCTGGCAGGAACGGATTTGGTCGCCGACTGTCGCCGTGAGCTGGGCCCAGACCACCCGATCACACTGTCGGCCGACCTCAACTGCGCAGGTGCGCTGCTCAACACCGGAAAGCACGCCGAAGCACTGCTGTCGGCCCGCCGTGCGCTGGCGGCGCACGAACGCTGGTTCGGAGCTCGCTACCCCATCACGCTGGCGGCACGAAGCCTGCTCAGCAACGTCCTGCACGCGGTCGGCGAGGACCGGGAAGCCATCGAACAGGCGGAAATCGTCAGGAAATGGCGCGAGCGGGTACTCGGTCCAGAGCACCCGTGGACGAGAGGAATCCGGGACAAGCTCGGGCGGTACCGGCGTTCCCTGGCGGAGGCAACGTCACCGGACCCGAGCTGA
- a CDS encoding DUF6879 family protein: MLSSQAHSPGQRLGLDDYSEDFGRHFWGSGSEGFWKLERQQSFQEPGVESWEAFRKGRWDEALALIEEQRGHYEEYLRRIAESGFALHRVRCVEEPIAPYLQWELHLLNLKAQCGEDTRVLSGDGILRYEAQHPLPEVVVLGSSVMYEVLYDDDGKLAGGIRFDDPRDISRWRKTIQEMHRAAEPLDDFFTRRIARLPPPTVTEE, from the coding sequence ATGCTTAGTTCACAGGCCCACAGCCCGGGTCAGCGCCTCGGGCTTGACGACTACTCCGAGGACTTCGGTCGCCATTTCTGGGGTTCCGGCTCCGAGGGGTTCTGGAAGCTTGAACGTCAGCAGAGCTTCCAGGAGCCCGGGGTGGAGAGCTGGGAGGCCTTCCGCAAGGGGCGCTGGGATGAGGCCCTGGCGCTGATCGAGGAACAGCGGGGGCACTACGAGGAGTACCTCCGGCGAATCGCCGAAAGCGGATTCGCCCTCCACCGTGTCCGCTGTGTGGAGGAGCCCATCGCTCCGTACCTCCAGTGGGAGCTCCACCTGCTGAACCTGAAGGCCCAGTGCGGGGAGGACACGAGAGTCCTCAGCGGGGACGGCATCCTCCGGTACGAAGCGCAGCATCCGCTTCCGGAGGTCGTGGTCCTCGGCTCCTCGGTGATGTACGAGGTGCTTTATGACGACGACGGGAAACTCGCCGGCGGTATCCGCTTCGACGATCCACGCGACATCTCCCGATGGCGGAAGACGATCCAGGAGATGCACCGGGCTGCTGAGCCGTTGGATGACTTCTTCACTCGCCGGATCGCCCGACTGCCTCCGCCGACCGTGACCGAGGAGTAG